In one Nitratidesulfovibrio vulgaris str. Hildenborough genomic region, the following are encoded:
- a CDS encoding HrpE/YscL family type III secretion apparatus protein, which produces MGALFRLNASTVVPAAGRRVLRAADAALLCEAQDILAAARERAAALEREAEEAYARRLDEGYNDGLEQGRMEHAEKVLETVLSSVEFIEGIEGTVVRVVTESIRKVIGEMDDDERIVRIVRNALVAVRNQQRVTIRVAPADEKAVTESLAAMLQRAPGSVGFLDVVADPRLARGACLLESELGVVDASLETQLAALEKAFHAKIR; this is translated from the coding sequence ATGGGCGCCCTGTTTCGACTGAACGCCAGCACCGTCGTCCCCGCTGCGGGCCGCCGCGTGTTGCGCGCGGCTGATGCCGCCCTGCTGTGCGAGGCGCAGGACATCCTTGCCGCCGCCCGTGAACGTGCCGCCGCGCTGGAACGCGAGGCCGAAGAGGCCTACGCCAGACGCCTTGACGAGGGCTACAACGACGGTCTCGAACAGGGCCGCATGGAACACGCCGAGAAGGTGCTTGAGACCGTCCTCTCCTCTGTGGAGTTCATCGAGGGCATCGAAGGCACGGTGGTGCGCGTGGTCACCGAGTCCATCCGCAAGGTCATCGGCGAGATGGACGACGACGAACGCATCGTGCGCATCGTGCGCAACGCCCTCGTCGCCGTGCGCAACCAGCAGCGCGTGACCATCCGCGTGGCCCCCGCAGACGAGAAGGCCGTCACCGAATCGCTTGCCGCCATGCTGCAACGCGCCCCCGGCAGCGTGGGCTTTCTCGACGTGGTGGCCGACCCGCGCCTTGCGCGGGGGGCGTGTCTGCTTGAAAGCGAACTCGGCGTGGTGGACGCCAGCCTCGAGACCCAACTTGCCGCGCTGGAGAAGGCGTTCCATGCCAAGATCAGGTGA
- the sctN gene encoding type III secretion system ATPase SctN, producing the protein MAFEYIGPLLEEAVNSGPSVEVRGRVEQVVGTIIRAVVPGVKVGELCLLRNPWDDWNLRAEVVGFVKHVALLTPLGNLQGISPATEVIPTGEILSIPVGEDLLGRVLDGLGDPIDGGPPLKPRTRYPVYADPPNPMTRRIIDRPISLGLRVLDGVLTCGEGQRMGIFAAAGGGKSTLLSSIIKGCSADVCVLALIGERGREVREFIEHDLGPEGRKKAVLVVSTSDRSSMERLKAAYTATAIAEYFRDQRRSVLLMMDSVTRFGRAQREIGLAAGEPPTRRGFPPSVFSTLPRLMERAGNSDRGSITALYTVLVEGDDMTEPIADETRSILDGHIVLSRKLAAANHYPAIDVQASVSRVMNAIVGKEHKGAAQKLRKILAKYAEVELLVQIGEYKKGSDKEADDALARVGAVNAFLRQGLDERSTFDETLAALYKATE; encoded by the coding sequence ATGGCCTTCGAATACATAGGCCCGCTGCTTGAAGAGGCCGTCAACAGCGGCCCCTCGGTCGAGGTGCGCGGTCGCGTCGAACAGGTGGTGGGAACCATCATCCGCGCCGTGGTGCCCGGGGTGAAGGTCGGCGAACTGTGCCTGCTGCGCAACCCGTGGGACGACTGGAACCTGCGGGCAGAGGTGGTGGGTTTCGTCAAGCATGTGGCGTTGCTCACGCCGCTGGGCAATCTTCAGGGCATCTCGCCCGCCACGGAGGTCATCCCCACTGGCGAGATTCTCTCCATCCCCGTCGGTGAAGACCTCTTGGGGCGCGTCCTCGACGGCCTTGGCGACCCCATCGACGGCGGCCCGCCGCTGAAGCCGCGCACCCGCTACCCCGTCTACGCCGACCCGCCCAACCCCATGACGCGCCGCATCATCGACAGGCCCATCTCGCTGGGGCTGCGTGTCCTCGACGGGGTGCTCACCTGCGGCGAAGGCCAGCGCATGGGCATCTTCGCGGCTGCGGGCGGCGGCAAGAGCACCCTACTCTCGAGCATCATCAAGGGATGCTCTGCGGATGTGTGCGTGCTCGCGCTCATCGGTGAACGCGGGCGAGAGGTGCGCGAGTTCATCGAACACGACCTCGGCCCCGAAGGACGCAAGAAGGCGGTGCTGGTGGTATCCACCTCTGACCGTTCGTCCATGGAACGGCTGAAGGCCGCCTACACGGCGACCGCCATCGCCGAATATTTCCGCGACCAGCGGCGCAGCGTGCTGCTGATGATGGACTCGGTGACGCGCTTCGGACGCGCCCAGCGCGAGATAGGGCTGGCAGCGGGCGAACCGCCCACGCGCCGGGGCTTTCCGCCGTCGGTCTTCTCGACCCTGCCGCGCCTCATGGAACGTGCGGGCAACTCCGACAGGGGTTCCATCACCGCGCTGTACACCGTGCTGGTGGAAGGCGACGACATGACAGAACCCATCGCCGACGAGACGCGCTCCATCCTCGACGGGCACATCGTCCTCTCGCGCAAGCTGGCGGCAGCCAACCACTACCCCGCCATCGACGTGCAGGCCAGCGTCAGCCGCGTCATGAACGCCATCGTCGGCAAGGAGCACAAGGGCGCGGCGCAGAAGCTGCGCAAGATTCTCGCCAAATACGCCGAGGTGGAACTGCTGGTGCAGATTGGCGAATACAAGAAGGGTTCCGACAAGGAGGCCGACGACGCGCTGGCGCGTGTGGGCGCGGTGAACGCCTTCCTGCGGCAGGGTCTCGACGAGCGAAGCACCTTCGACGAGACGCTGGCGGCCCTGTACAAGGCCACGGAGTAA
- the sctO gene encoding type III secretion system stalk subunit SctO yields the protein MARAAYPLQPLLDVRHFRENAAAGALRLAERALREAEDDEQRRRDELAAYRAWRPDEEERRYDAIMGQVMALADLDRFKAGLAALAQGELLREEEVRTAERATEACRKAVLAAREAAAQARRDTMKIATHRDIWREAARREAERLEDLEMEEFRTPPSPEGDDL from the coding sequence ATGGCCCGCGCCGCCTATCCGCTGCAACCGCTGCTCGACGTACGGCACTTCCGCGAGAACGCGGCGGCAGGGGCGTTGCGCCTTGCCGAACGCGCCCTGCGCGAGGCCGAGGACGACGAACAGCGTCGGCGCGACGAACTGGCGGCCTACCGCGCATGGCGGCCCGACGAGGAAGAGAGACGCTACGACGCCATCATGGGGCAGGTCATGGCCCTCGCCGACCTCGACCGCTTCAAGGCGGGGCTGGCGGCCCTCGCACAGGGTGAACTGCTGCGCGAGGAGGAGGTTCGCACGGCGGAACGCGCCACCGAAGCCTGCCGCAAGGCGGTGCTCGCCGCGCGCGAGGCTGCGGCGCAGGCACGGCGCGACACCATGAAGATAGCCACGCACCGCGACATCTGGCGCGAGGCGGCACGGCGCGAGGCCGAACGGCTTGAAGACCTCGAGATGGAAGAGTTCAGAACGCCCCCCTCACCGGAGGGCGACGACCTGTGA
- a CDS encoding type III secretion system needle length determinant: protein MADFLKIDAERLDRAVAHEEGRKTPPSSQEVDAFDRVMQRPGDERQNGSHDGMEGDGDTGADGAPDTGTDTLPGATASPFQLLGGAMQGLLTLHGAEAAEGAQQPHAMTDADSLASTLVERILVSSPGSGTAEIRIILGDGVLPGTEIHLARGADGLLSVSLQTTDPGSFQSLVAARDGLQQRLERLEQGQVRVEVSQEARPDDGDADRRSAGYMTQQPDEERR, encoded by the coding sequence ATGGCTGATTTTCTGAAGATCGACGCGGAACGGCTCGACCGTGCCGTCGCCCACGAAGAGGGACGCAAGACGCCACCTTCATCGCAGGAGGTGGATGCCTTCGACCGGGTCATGCAGCGCCCCGGCGACGAACGGCAGAACGGCTCTCATGACGGCATGGAGGGCGACGGTGATACGGGCGCGGATGGCGCCCCCGATACCGGTACCGACACCCTGCCCGGTGCCACGGCCTCGCCGTTCCAGTTGCTGGGCGGGGCCATGCAGGGCCTGCTCACCCTGCACGGCGCAGAGGCGGCAGAGGGCGCACAGCAGCCCCACGCCATGACCGACGCCGACAGCCTCGCCAGCACACTGGTCGAGCGCATCCTCGTCTCCTCGCCCGGTTCCGGCACTGCCGAGATTCGCATCATCCTCGGCGACGGCGTGCTGCCCGGTACCGAGATTCACCTCGCACGCGGGGCCGACGGCCTTCTCTCCGTCTCGCTACAGACCACCGACCCCGGCTCGTTCCAGAGTCTGGTCGCCGCCCGCGACGGGCTGCAACAGCGGCTGGAACGCCTCGAACAGGGGCAGGTGCGCGTGGAGGTGAGTCAGGAGGCGCGGCCCGACGACGGCGACGCCGACCGCAGGTCGGCAGGCTACATGACGCAACAACCCGACGAGGAGCGACGCTAG